The following are from one region of the Sphingomonas oryzagri genome:
- a CDS encoding M20/M25/M40 family metallo-hydrolase, with product MVRFGMALAAMAAISGSAAAAAPQPDEAGRALDLLKASIGFQTVEGHHQVPAYAAYLKGVLVKGGFAPSDVVFTPIGETGTLEATWKGSDPSLKPIVISDHMDVVAADPKDWTRSPFKAVVENGYTYGRGAIDDKFDVSVVITALTTMKQQGLRPKRTIILALSGDEETDMHTAQALAKKLKGADIVLNGDGGGGTLDESGKPLLYGLQAGEKTYADFEIAFTSAGGHSSRPGKVADNPIYRVAKAIDRIAAYQFPPQANELTVAYLSAMAKRTPGSLGQAMQRFAANPKDSEAADELSADPEFVGQVRTTCVATMLSGGHALNALPQRAAVSVNCRIFPGVKIPEIEATLKKVVDDPDAKFTTLGNPTSSDASPLSPRIMAAVKKAVEANRPGVEIVPSMSAGASDSLYFRAVGIPSYGVSGAFMKPSDDFAHGLNERSPVDAIPGALRQWHSLLTTLAAD from the coding sequence ATGGTGCGTTTCGGGATGGCCCTGGCGGCGATGGCGGCGATCTCGGGCAGTGCCGCGGCGGCCGCCCCCCAGCCGGACGAGGCGGGCCGCGCGCTGGATCTGTTGAAGGCGTCGATCGGGTTTCAGACGGTCGAGGGCCATCATCAGGTGCCGGCCTATGCCGCCTATCTGAAGGGCGTGCTGGTGAAGGGCGGGTTCGCCCCCTCCGACGTCGTGTTCACCCCGATCGGCGAGACCGGCACGCTGGAGGCGACGTGGAAGGGTAGCGACCCGTCGCTCAAGCCGATCGTCATCTCGGATCATATGGACGTGGTGGCCGCCGATCCGAAGGACTGGACGCGCAGTCCGTTCAAGGCCGTGGTCGAGAACGGTTACACCTATGGCCGCGGCGCGATCGACGACAAGTTCGACGTGTCGGTGGTGATCACCGCGCTCACCACCATGAAGCAGCAGGGCCTCAGGCCGAAACGCACCATCATCCTCGCGCTGTCCGGCGACGAGGAGACCGACATGCACACCGCGCAGGCGCTGGCGAAGAAACTGAAGGGCGCCGACATCGTGCTCAACGGCGACGGCGGCGGCGGCACGCTGGACGAGAGCGGCAAGCCCCTGCTCTACGGGCTGCAGGCGGGCGAGAAGACCTATGCCGATTTCGAGATCGCCTTCACCAGCGCCGGCGGCCATTCCAGCCGGCCGGGCAAGGTGGCCGACAACCCGATCTACCGCGTCGCGAAGGCGATCGACCGGATCGCCGCCTACCAGTTCCCGCCCCAGGCGAACGAGCTGACCGTCGCCTATCTCTCCGCGATGGCGAAGCGGACGCCCGGCTCGCTGGGCCAGGCGATGCAGCGCTTCGCCGCCAACCCCAAGGATAGCGAGGCCGCCGACGAGCTGTCCGCCGATCCCGAGTTCGTCGGCCAGGTGCGCACCACCTGCGTCGCGACGATGCTGTCGGGCGGCCATGCGCTGAACGCGCTGCCGCAGCGCGCCGCCGTGTCGGTCAACTGCCGCATCTTCCCCGGCGTGAAGATTCCCGAGATCGAGGCCACGCTGAAGAAGGTGGTCGACGATCCCGACGCCAAGTTCACCACGCTCGGCAACCCGACTTCCAGCGATGCCTCGCCGCTCAGCCCCCGGATCATGGCGGCGGTCAAGAAGGCCGTCGAGGCCAACCGGCCGGGTGTCGAGATCGTGCCGAGCATGTCGGCGGGCGCCAGCGACAGCCTCTATTTCCGCGCGGTCGGCATCCCGAGCTATGGCGTGTCGGGCGCGTTCATGAAGCCGTCGGACGATTTCGCCCACGGCCTGAACGAACGCTCGCCGGTCGATGCGATCCCCGGCGCGCTGCGCCAATGGCACAGCCTGCTGACGACGCTGGCCGCCGACTGA
- a CDS encoding tetratricopeptide repeat-containing sulfotransferase family protein, which yields MTGWVGSAAAIRRLADGDDALLAMAATAWLDRRPAQAEQALRERLRERPTDVAALHLMAELLAGAGRREDALRMLGRAIDLAPDFGAAREALVRLLVRRRHLDEALEQLAPLLAGHPDEPALVLLRAGALIESGALTTADEALSAMLARHPGEAAGWIALGNVRTHLGRIEGAVAAYRSALVARPDLGVAWWSLANLKTQRFSAQDIAAMGAALETAADPTDRAHLHFALGKALADAGEDAGAFAAYAEANRIRRAQTPYDAAATQAQCAREAAVFTPALIAARGEGGCLAPDPIFVVGLPRSGSTLVEQILASHSEVEGLGELPDLMAIAASLAGRDPACYPEMLADLLPADRRLLGEAYLDRTREQRRLGRPFFVDKMPNNWMHVGLIRLILPNARIVDVRRHPLACGWSCFTQNFAVGQAFSYDLADLGRFYRDYVGAMADVDRVTPGHVHRLLYERLVADPEAEVRALLARLSLRFEPACLAFWQNSRAVRTPSAEQVRRPITADAIDRWRRFDPWLGPMRAALGSVVDAYPDVPADLAG from the coding sequence ATGACCGGCTGGGTCGGCTCGGCGGCGGCGATCCGGCGACTGGCCGACGGTGACGATGCCCTGCTGGCCATGGCGGCGACGGCATGGCTCGACCGGCGGCCGGCGCAGGCCGAGCAGGCGTTGCGCGAGCGATTGCGCGAACGGCCGACCGATGTCGCGGCGCTCCATCTCATGGCCGAACTGCTGGCCGGCGCGGGGCGGCGCGAGGACGCGCTCCGGATGCTGGGCCGCGCGATCGATCTGGCGCCCGATTTCGGCGCCGCGCGGGAGGCGCTCGTCCGCCTGCTGGTGCGCCGGCGGCATCTCGACGAGGCGCTGGAGCAGCTTGCGCCCCTGCTCGCCGGGCATCCGGACGAGCCGGCGCTGGTGCTGCTCAGGGCCGGCGCGCTGATCGAAAGCGGGGCTCTCACAACTGCGGACGAGGCGCTCTCCGCGATGCTGGCGCGGCATCCGGGCGAGGCCGCGGGGTGGATCGCGCTCGGCAACGTGCGGACGCATCTTGGCCGGATCGAGGGCGCGGTCGCAGCCTATCGCTCCGCGCTCGTCGCCCGGCCGGATCTCGGCGTGGCGTGGTGGAGCCTCGCCAACCTCAAGACGCAGCGTTTCTCCGCGCAGGACATCGCCGCGATGGGCGCCGCGCTGGAGACGGCGGCCGATCCCACCGATCGCGCGCACCTGCACTTCGCGCTCGGCAAGGCGCTGGCCGATGCGGGCGAGGATGCCGGCGCCTTCGCCGCTTATGCCGAGGCGAACCGCATCCGCCGCGCTCAGACGCCCTACGATGCGGCCGCCACGCAGGCGCAATGCGCGCGGGAGGCGGCGGTGTTCACGCCCGCGCTGATCGCGGCGCGCGGAGAAGGGGGGTGCCTCGCCCCCGATCCGATCTTCGTCGTCGGCCTGCCGCGATCGGGATCGACGCTGGTCGAACAGATCCTCGCCAGCCATTCCGAAGTCGAGGGATTGGGCGAACTGCCCGATCTGATGGCGATCGCCGCCAGTCTCGCAGGCCGCGATCCCGCTTGCTATCCCGAGATGCTCGCCGATCTCCTGCCGGCGGATCGTCGTCTGCTGGGCGAGGCCTATCTCGATCGCACGCGCGAGCAGCGGCGCCTGGGAAGGCCGTTCTTCGTCGACAAGATGCCCAACAACTGGATGCATGTCGGGCTGATCCGGCTGATCCTGCCCAATGCTCGGATCGTCGATGTGCGCCGTCACCCGCTGGCCTGCGGCTGGTCCTGCTTCACCCAGAATTTCGCGGTGGGCCAGGCGTTCAGCTACGATCTCGCCGATCTCGGCCGTTTCTACCGCGATTATGTGGGCGCGATGGCCGATGTGGACCGGGTGACGCCGGGCCATGTCCACCGCCTGCTCTACGAGCGGCTGGTGGCGGATCCGGAGGCCGAGGTGCGCGCGCTGCTCGCCCGGCTGAGCTTGCGGTTCGAGCCGGCGTGCCTCGCCTTCTGGCAGAATTCCCGCGCCGTCCGCACGCCGAGTGCCGAGCA
- a CDS encoding sensor histidine kinase, with protein sequence MRIPAFLRSSTTRFFALVFVLQLISSTALLLYVRHIIADELERTSRTLVTELHDDLVADYKQEGLPGLRTLISERLTGIRARDAAVLLDDPNGNQLAGNIADWPPPIPFDSGWQVATLYRMGRDKPEPMGLIASKLPDGTHLLVGHVIEGDLRVRRLTGEAMAAALLLAVPLALLGAIVATRVITGRVERIAETARRVGMGDLSLRVPHEAGMRDAFSDLAASINLMLGRIEALVGELRVVTDSLAHDLRSPLTRLSATIERAMRETDDEAALGALERVGFEAETLLGMLSTALQISRAEAGIGRDRFVDTDLGQMIEDLAEVYGPLAEERGFTLSAEGGGRAVVHRELVGQALANLVDNAMKYGRPDGTIRLSVHRADDLVTLAVDDDGPGIAEDRRAEALRRFGRLDPARSAGGAGLGLALAAAVARLHGGAITLGDNAPGLSVRLELPVAGD encoded by the coding sequence ATGCGCATCCCCGCCTTCCTGCGATCCTCCACCACGCGCTTCTTCGCGTTGGTGTTCGTGTTGCAGCTCATCTCGAGCACGGCGCTGCTGCTCTACGTCCGGCACATCATCGCCGACGAGCTGGAGCGCACGTCGCGCACGCTCGTCACCGAACTGCATGACGATCTGGTGGCGGACTACAAGCAGGAGGGGCTGCCGGGCCTGCGCACCCTGATCTCCGAACGGCTGACCGGCATCCGCGCGCGCGACGCCGCCGTGCTGCTCGACGATCCCAACGGCAACCAGCTCGCCGGCAACATCGCCGACTGGCCGCCGCCCATCCCGTTCGACTCCGGCTGGCAGGTCGCGACACTCTATCGGATGGGCCGCGACAAGCCCGAGCCGATGGGCCTGATCGCCTCCAAGCTGCCCGACGGCACCCACCTGCTCGTCGGCCATGTCATCGAGGGCGATCTGCGCGTCCGGCGGCTGACCGGCGAGGCGATGGCCGCCGCTTTGCTGCTGGCGGTGCCGCTGGCCTTGCTCGGCGCGATCGTGGCGACGCGGGTAATCACCGGCCGGGTCGAGCGCATCGCGGAGACGGCGCGGCGCGTCGGCATGGGCGACCTGTCGCTGCGCGTGCCGCACGAGGCCGGGATGCGCGACGCGTTCAGCGATCTCGCCGCCTCGATCAACCTCATGCTGGGCCGGATCGAGGCGCTGGTCGGCGAGCTGCGCGTGGTGACGGACAGCCTCGCCCACGACCTGCGCTCCCCCCTCACCCGCCTCAGCGCGACGATCGAGCGGGCGATGCGCGAGACGGACGACGAGGCGGCGCTCGGCGCGCTGGAACGGGTCGGGTTCGAGGCGGAGACGTTGCTCGGCATGCTCTCCACCGCGCTCCAGATCAGCCGCGCCGAGGCCGGCATCGGGCGCGACCGCTTCGTCGATACCGACCTCGGCCAGATGATCGAGGATCTGGCCGAGGTCTACGGCCCGCTCGCCGAGGAACGCGGCTTCACCCTCTCGGCCGAAGGGGGGGGCCGCGCCGTGGTGCATCGCGAGCTGGTCGGCCAGGCGCTCGCCAACCTCGTCGACAACGCGATGAAATACGGGCGGCCGGACGGGACGATCCGGCTCTCGGTGCATCGTGCGGACGATCTGGTGACGCTGGCGGTGGACGATGACGGCCCCGGCATCGCCGAGGATCGCCGCGCCGAGGCGCTGCGCCGCTTCGGCCGCCTCGACCCCGCCCGCAGCGCCGGCGGCGCCGGGCTGGGCCTCGCGCTGGCGGCAGCGGTGGCACGCCTCCACGGCGGCGCGATCACGCTGGGCGACAATGCGCCGGGGCTGTCGGTACGGCTCGAGCTGCCGGTGGCGGGGGATTAG
- a CDS encoding glycosyltransferase: MKAPVFYDPSGRRKRWSIRTLAALLVALVAAACVFAFTIVDVPTPNALDIGIEHPQPRPIPAQIAHVGRVLKRTLGGWLPGSTKAAESVHQQVIGFYVPWDDASKASLVRHIGQIDWLVPDLIFVTGKNHDFVVTRDRVLDAVLRMGSSRPKILPMIQNAQNGQWDSAGTAALLRDPKARKAFLDKLDATLTAKHADGMVFDFEEVPDTSQRDYLRLIAEAKQRFGPRNMLVTLTVPVGDNAWNLKAYAHFADRLFVMDYDEHENSSGPGPIASQAWFVQQMRAATAQIGPAKTIIAIGNYAYDWPKSGAADNASVEEAWLNAHDSDAQIRFDPVSGNSTYDYTDDNGNPRTVWMLDAASGWNQLKAADAVGVSAVALWRLGYEDPGIWDALKAFQDSKFPPDLSTLRSVGDVDVEGNGEVLRITDTPTTGTRTIETDHRGLIRNETYKSLPTPYVVTKTGYKPGYLALTFDDGPDGYWTPRVLDILKREGVPATFFVIGENAVAHPGLLNREIAEGHEIGNHSYTHPNMALLQKRGTSIELNATQRLIEAYTGRGTRLLRLPYFGDAEPTTDDELLPALRAQDDGYVNVGLHVDSEDWQEPGVDTILRNTFKGVAASNDKFSGNIILMHDAGGNRQQTLEALPQVIETLKAHGYKFVTVSQLIGLTRDQVMPPIAGRDLMEVRADVGMFLFLAGLLGLLKWLFFVAITLGIMRALLMAALATMSAREDRKEPPPAIDPERFVSVLIPAFNEATVIEGSIRRVLASEEVTVEVIVIDDGSTDGTSDIVRTAFADEPRVRLLTLENGGKAVALNRGLELSDAEVIVALDADTQFEKGTIAKLARWFIDERTGAVAGNAKVGNRVNLVTRWQSVEYVTAQNLERRALTRFDAITVVPGAVGAWRRAALDAVGGYPVDTLAEDQDLTIAIQRAGWDVAYDVEAVAWTEAPETFRALSKQRFRWAFGTLQCLWKHGAILRERKPAGLAFVGIPQAWLFQIAFAVISPIIDLALVISIIGTIIRVHQHGWAQTHTDVIRMGIYWVAFTFIDLLCGWIAYRLEPRRQRFPAFLLLAQRFVYRQLMYSVVLRAVSAALSGPWVGWGKLQRTGRVEAAAE, encoded by the coding sequence ATGAAGGCGCCGGTTTTCTACGATCCCAGCGGCCGGCGGAAGCGCTGGTCGATTCGCACTCTCGCCGCGCTGCTCGTCGCGCTGGTCGCGGCGGCGTGTGTGTTCGCCTTCACGATCGTCGATGTGCCGACGCCCAATGCGCTCGACATCGGGATCGAGCATCCGCAGCCGCGCCCCATTCCCGCGCAGATCGCGCATGTCGGCCGCGTGCTCAAGCGCACCCTGGGCGGCTGGTTGCCGGGCAGCACCAAGGCGGCCGAGAGCGTCCACCAGCAGGTGATCGGCTTCTACGTACCGTGGGATGATGCGTCGAAAGCGTCGCTGGTCCGTCATATCGGCCAGATCGACTGGCTGGTGCCCGACCTGATCTTCGTCACCGGAAAGAACCACGATTTCGTCGTCACCAGGGATCGCGTGCTGGATGCGGTGCTGCGCATGGGCAGCAGCCGGCCGAAGATCCTGCCGATGATCCAGAACGCGCAGAACGGGCAGTGGGACAGCGCCGGCACCGCCGCGCTGCTGCGCGACCCCAAGGCGCGCAAGGCCTTCCTCGACAAGCTGGATGCGACGCTCACCGCCAAACATGCCGACGGCATGGTCTTCGATTTCGAGGAGGTGCCCGACACCTCGCAGCGCGACTATCTGCGCCTGATCGCCGAGGCCAAGCAGCGGTTCGGCCCGCGCAACATGCTCGTCACGCTGACGGTTCCGGTCGGCGACAACGCCTGGAACCTCAAGGCCTACGCCCACTTCGCCGATCGCCTGTTCGTCATGGACTATGACGAGCACGAAAATTCGAGCGGCCCCGGCCCGATCGCCAGCCAGGCCTGGTTCGTCCAGCAGATGCGCGCGGCCACCGCGCAGATCGGCCCGGCCAAGACGATCATCGCGATCGGCAACTATGCCTATGACTGGCCGAAGTCGGGCGCTGCCGACAATGCCTCGGTCGAGGAAGCGTGGCTCAACGCGCACGACAGCGACGCGCAGATCCGCTTCGATCCAGTCAGCGGCAACTCCACTTACGATTATACCGACGACAACGGCAATCCGCGCACCGTCTGGATGCTCGATGCGGCGAGCGGCTGGAACCAGTTGAAGGCGGCCGACGCGGTGGGCGTGTCCGCCGTCGCGCTGTGGCGCCTGGGCTATGAGGATCCGGGCATATGGGATGCGCTCAAGGCGTTTCAGGACAGCAAGTTTCCGCCCGATCTTTCGACGCTTCGCTCGGTCGGCGACGTCGATGTCGAGGGCAATGGCGAGGTGCTGCGGATCACCGACACGCCGACCACCGGCACGCGTACGATCGAGACCGACCACCGCGGCCTGATCCGCAACGAAACGTACAAGAGCCTCCCGACACCCTATGTGGTGACCAAAACGGGCTACAAGCCGGGCTATCTGGCGCTGACCTTCGACGACGGGCCGGACGGCTACTGGACGCCGCGCGTGCTCGACATCCTGAAGCGCGAAGGCGTGCCGGCGACCTTCTTCGTGATCGGCGAAAATGCCGTCGCCCATCCGGGGCTGCTCAACCGCGAGATCGCGGAAGGGCATGAGATCGGCAACCACAGCTACACCCATCCCAACATGGCGCTGCTGCAGAAGCGCGGCACCTCGATCGAGCTCAACGCCACCCAGCGGCTGATCGAGGCCTATACCGGGCGCGGCACCCGGCTGCTGCGCCTGCCCTATTTCGGCGACGCCGAGCCGACCACCGACGACGAACTGCTGCCGGCGCTGCGCGCGCAGGACGACGGCTACGTCAATGTCGGTCTCCACGTCGATTCGGAGGACTGGCAGGAGCCGGGCGTCGACACGATCCTGCGCAACACGTTCAAGGGCGTGGCGGCCAGCAACGACAAATTCTCCGGTAACATCATCCTGATGCACGATGCCGGCGGCAACCGGCAGCAGACGCTGGAGGCCTTGCCGCAGGTGATCGAGACGCTGAAGGCGCACGGCTACAAGTTCGTCACCGTCTCGCAGCTGATCGGCCTCACCCGCGATCAGGTGATGCCGCCGATCGCGGGCCGCGACCTGATGGAGGTACGCGCCGACGTCGGCATGTTCCTCTTCCTCGCCGGCCTGCTCGGCCTGCTCAAGTGGCTGTTCTTCGTGGCGATCACGCTCGGCATCATGCGCGCGTTGCTGATGGCGGCGCTGGCGACGATGTCGGCGCGCGAGGATCGCAAGGAACCGCCGCCCGCGATCGATCCGGAACGCTTCGTCTCCGTCCTGATCCCCGCCTTCAACGAGGCGACGGTGATCGAAGGATCGATCCGTCGCGTGCTGGCGAGCGAGGAGGTGACGGTCGAGGTGATCGTCATCGACGACGGATCGACCGACGGCACCAGTGACATCGTTCGCACCGCCTTCGCCGACGAGCCGCGCGTGCGGCTGCTGACGCTGGAGAATGGCGGCAAGGCGGTGGCGCTCAACCGCGGCCTCGAACTGTCCGACGCCGAGGTGATCGTCGCGCTCGATGCCGACACCCAGTTCGAGAAGGGCACGATCGCCAAGCTCGCCCGCTGGTTCATCGACGAGCGGACCGGTGCTGTGGCGGGCAACGCCAAGGTCGGCAACCGGGTCAACCTCGTCACCCGCTGGCAGAGCGTGGAATATGTGACCGCGCAGAATCTCGAGCGGCGCGCGCTCACCCGCTTCGATGCGATCACCGTGGTGCCGGGTGCGGTCGGCGCGTGGCGGCGCGCGGCGCTCGATGCGGTGGGCGGCTATCCGGTCGATACTTTGGCCGAGGACCAGGATCTCACCATCGCCATCCAGCGCGCCGGCTGGGATGTCGCCTACGATGTCGAGGCGGTGGCGTGGACCGAGGCGCCCGAGACCTTCCGTGCGCTCTCCAAGCAGCGCTTCCGCTGGGCGTTCGGCACGCTGCAATGCCTGTGGAAGCACGGCGCGATCCTCCGTGAGCGCAAGCCCGCCGGTCTGGCCTTCGTGGGTATCCCGCAGGCCTGGCTGTTCCAGATCGCCTTCGCGGTGATCTCGCCGATCATCGATCTCGCGCTGGTGATCAGCATCATCGGCACGATCATCCGCGTCCACCAGCATGGCTGGGCGCAGACCCACACCGACGTGATCCGCATGGGGATCTACTGGGTGGCGTTCACCTTCATCGATCTGCTGTGCGGCTGGATCGCGTACCGGCTGGAGCCGCGCCGCCAGCGTTTCCCGGCGTTCCTGCTGCTGGCGCAGCGCTTCGTTTACCGGCAGCTGATGTATTCGGTGGTGCTGCGCGCGGTGTCGGCGGCTTTGTCCGGCCCGTGGGTGGGCTGGGGCAAGCTCCAGCGCACCGGCCGCGTGGAAGCGGCGGCGGAGTGA
- a CDS encoding PDZ domain-containing protein — MAGQVVAPEKTGMAAYRHAMDQRGGNWLAIGIGAVVAALLLILVLAERGTFRLRDGAVASALPGITLDNSVDHMPVVTSVRSDGEAERVGIRAGDEIEAVDGYRVRDVAGLRSALLSDREDKLALHIRRGDTLWTVALDRSEPAIGNAVAVENRNGPENPAD, encoded by the coding sequence ATGGCAGGGCAAGTGGTCGCGCCCGAAAAGACCGGCATGGCAGCGTATCGTCACGCCATGGATCAGCGCGGGGGAAACTGGCTTGCGATCGGCATAGGTGCCGTCGTGGCGGCGCTGCTGCTCATCCTCGTTCTGGCCGAGCGCGGCACCTTCCGCCTGCGCGACGGCGCCGTCGCGTCCGCCCTGCCCGGCATCACCCTCGACAACAGCGTCGATCACATGCCCGTCGTCACCAGCGTCCGCTCCGACGGCGAGGCCGAGCGTGTCGGCATCCGCGCCGGCGACGAGATCGAGGCGGTGGACGGCTACCGTGTCCGCGACGTGGCCGGATTGCGCTCCGCCCTGCTCTCCGATCGCGAGGACAAGCTCGCCCTTCATATCAGGCGGGGAGATACGCTATGGACGGTCGCTCTCGATCGCAGCGAACCTGCGATCGGCAACGCGGTGGCGGTGGAAAACAGGAATGGCCCAGAAAATCCTGCTGATTGA
- a CDS encoding TetR/AcrR family transcriptional regulator, giving the protein MAQPADDAGRRLMLRPSYRRAPAERRQALIDATARSLAKHGAGGVSVRTIAGEAGVSPGLVTHHFEGVEPLIAATYRQVSERVGEALAAAVEAAGDDPRARLEAYVIGNFLPPVMDEELLGTWLGLLGLTKSMPLVSAAHAESYGGFRAAMERLLADCGGKGDHRLEAVAITALVDGLWLELCLDRSVFSAEEAAALARRWIDALLA; this is encoded by the coding sequence ATGGCACAGCCTGCTGACGACGCTGGCCGCCGACTGATGCTGCGCCCCAGCTACCGGCGCGCGCCGGCCGAGCGGCGGCAGGCGCTGATCGACGCCACCGCCCGGTCGCTCGCCAAACATGGTGCGGGCGGCGTATCGGTGCGCACCATCGCGGGCGAGGCCGGCGTGTCGCCGGGCCTCGTCACGCACCATTTCGAGGGTGTCGAGCCGCTCATCGCGGCCACCTACCGCCAGGTGTCCGAACGCGTCGGCGAGGCGCTGGCGGCGGCGGTGGAGGCGGCGGGGGACGACCCCCGCGCGCGCCTCGAAGCCTATGTGATCGGCAACTTCCTGCCGCCGGTGATGGACGAGGAACTGCTGGGCACCTGGCTGGGGCTGCTCGGCCTCACCAAGTCGATGCCGCTGGTCTCCGCCGCCCATGCCGAGAGCTATGGCGGCTTCCGCGCGGCGATGGAGCGGCTGCTCGCCGATTGCGGCGGCAAAGGCGATCACCGGCTGGAGGCGGTGGCGATCACCGCACTGGTCGACGGGCTGTGGCTGGAGCTTTGCCTCGACCGAAGCGTCTTCTCGGCGGAAGAGGCGGCGGCGCTGGCGCGGCGCTGGATCGACGCCTTGCTGGCATGA
- a CDS encoding SH3 domain-containing protein, with translation MKILSMAWVGILLAGSLQASAPQQRKTPYWASLGAGQARMRSGPGRNYPASWLYQRQGLPVQVIEVYPGWRKVRDPDGESGWMITSLLSDQRTGMVKDGVAELHETADANSKVSWRAEPGVIGRLSHCKDGWCRIDVGGRSGFVEEAKLWGVDPDETIE, from the coding sequence ATGAAGATCCTATCGATGGCATGGGTAGGCATCCTCCTCGCCGGATCGCTTCAGGCATCGGCCCCGCAGCAGCGCAAGACGCCTTATTGGGCCTCGCTCGGCGCCGGGCAGGCGCGGATGCGGTCGGGGCCGGGCCGCAATTATCCGGCGAGCTGGCTGTACCAGCGGCAGGGCCTGCCGGTGCAGGTGATCGAGGTCTATCCCGGCTGGCGCAAGGTTCGCGATCCCGATGGCGAGTCGGGCTGGATGATCACCAGTCTCCTGTCGGACCAGCGCACCGGAATGGTGAAGGATGGCGTCGCCGAGCTTCACGAAACGGCGGACGCGAACAGCAAGGTCAGCTGGCGGGCGGAGCCGGGGGTGATCGGGCGGCTTTCGCACTGCAAGGACGGCTGGTGCCGCATCGACGTCGGCGGGCGGAGCGGCTTCGTCGAGGAGGCGAAGCTGTGGGGTGTCGATCCGGACGAAACGATCGAATAG
- a CDS encoding winged helix-turn-helix domain-containing protein, with the protein MAQKILLIEDDRQTATYIVKGLGEEGMTVDHADNGRDGLFHATDGGYDAIILDRMLPGMDGMAVLGALRAGGIHTPVLMLSALGAVDDRVAGLTAGSDDYLTKPFAFAELLARLKLMLRRGGSGTQAVTKLACGDLDMDLLSRKVKRGARAIDLQPREFRLLEYLLRHKEQVVTRTMLLEGVWDYHFDPGTNVIDVHVSRLRRKIDDGEEVPLIHTVRGAGYRLGLEG; encoded by the coding sequence ATGGCCCAGAAAATCCTGCTGATTGAAGACGACCGGCAGACGGCGACCTACATCGTCAAGGGACTCGGCGAGGAAGGCATGACGGTCGATCATGCCGACAACGGCCGCGACGGCCTCTTCCACGCGACCGACGGCGGCTATGATGCGATCATCCTCGATCGGATGCTGCCGGGCATGGACGGCATGGCGGTGCTCGGCGCGCTGCGGGCGGGCGGCATCCATACGCCGGTGCTGATGCTTTCGGCACTCGGCGCGGTGGACGATCGCGTGGCCGGCCTCACCGCCGGATCGGACGACTATCTCACCAAGCCCTTCGCCTTCGCCGAGCTGCTGGCCCGGCTGAAGCTGATGCTCCGGCGCGGCGGATCGGGCACGCAGGCGGTGACCAAGCTCGCCTGCGGCGATCTCGACATGGATCTGCTCAGCCGCAAGGTGAAGCGGGGGGCACGCGCCATCGATCTCCAGCCACGCGAGTTCCGCCTGCTCGAATACCTCCTGCGCCACAAGGAGCAGGTGGTCACCCGCACCATGCTGCTGGAAGGCGTGTGGGACTATCATTTCGATCCCGGCACCAACGTGATCGACGTCCACGTCAGCCGCCTGCGCCGCAAGATCGACGATGGCGAAGAGGTGCCGTTGATCCACACCGTGCGCGGCGCCGGTTATCGCCTCGGGCTGGAGGGCTGA
- a CDS encoding 3'(2'),5'-bisphosphate nucleotidase CysQ, which yields MNDIELAAALADFAGRLLLDLRRSNLLEGKALGEAGDQTANAFLVRAIRHQRPDDGLLSEESADDRSRLGKSRVWIIDPLDGTREYAEGRDDWAVHVALAIDGVPSVGAVAEPARSTLWRSDTASLAALHGAPGVLVSRSRPPEVATRTCRHLDIPTKPMGSAGAKTMAVLRGEAVAYLHDGGQHEWDSAAPVAIALAAGLDATRLDGQPLVYNRPESYMPDLLVSRPEWTTRLRDALARAA from the coding sequence GTGAACGACATCGAGCTTGCCGCGGCGCTGGCCGATTTTGCAGGCCGTCTGCTCCTCGACCTGAGGCGCTCCAACCTTCTCGAAGGCAAGGCGCTGGGCGAGGCGGGGGACCAGACTGCCAACGCCTTCCTCGTGCGTGCGATCCGACATCAACGGCCCGACGACGGCCTTCTCTCCGAAGAGAGTGCCGACGATCGTTCGCGCCTCGGCAAGAGCCGGGTTTGGATCATCGATCCGCTCGACGGCACGCGCGAATATGCGGAGGGGCGCGACGACTGGGCGGTGCATGTCGCGCTCGCGATCGATGGCGTTCCGTCCGTGGGTGCCGTGGCGGAGCCGGCGCGCAGCACGCTCTGGCGATCGGACACGGCGAGCCTCGCCGCGCTGCACGGCGCGCCGGGCGTGCTGGTGAGCCGCTCCCGCCCGCCCGAGGTCGCGACGCGGACCTGCCGGCACCTCGATATTCCGACGAAGCCGATGGGGTCGGCCGGTGCCAAGACGATGGCAGTGCTGCGCGGCGAGGCAGTCGCCTATCTCCACGACGGTGGGCAGCATGAATGGGATTCGGCCGCGCCCGTGGCGATCGCGCTCGCCGCCGGGCTGGACGCGACCCGGCTGGACGGCCAGCCGCTCGTCTACAACCGCCCCGAAAGCTACATGCCCGATCTGCTGGTGAGCCGGCCGGAATGGACCACGAGGCTACGCGATGCGCTCGCCCGCGCGGCGTGA